In a genomic window of Rhododendron vialii isolate Sample 1 chromosome 12a, ASM3025357v1:
- the LOC131311743 gene encoding uncharacterized protein LOC131311743 yields MLHKLINRVNTTKAICTRENFSLSLHKLIQYIANTISSREDFSLSLSPSLLDQESTTIDARIEVGKIKKEKVSSQMENSHAGMSQKLEVSGILKKAVRISFSNINFMRFILLTSLPLFGIMVFFELILGRTLVKASKITEPPYSYFYHGWPLPFFLQGRLSKDFCVDLIQVGFLYFFPLRLLELFNGILTVDSASKLYTGEKPMALGLMVQNFEARFKSPLIITLLCVFYTSNCVILGSIWIATLYFFIVRNISHGYFFVSVLFAAACLVLLTKYLEWSAIWTMSIVISVLEKGICGRGAFALSDRFSRDSKGDGLLLMLVFFLWELGLRSLCLYFGCYKRVGGVIVSATLICVGNVIKWVACMIYFYDRRDGFLVNVEEKVQGKAQEVDRETVLKETENLQIVIEHTKRELGDANLQLV; encoded by the coding sequence atgctgCATAAGTTAATCAATAGGGTAAACACAACTAAGGCAATATGTACAAGAGAaaacttctctctttctctgcaTAAGTTAATACAATATATAGCAAATACCATAAGTTCAAGAGaagacttctctctctctctctctccctcacttcTCGATCAAGAATCCACCACCATTGATGCTAGAATAGAGGTcgggaaaattaaaaaagaaaaggtaagcTCACAAATGGAAAACAGTCATGCCGGGATGAGTCAAAAGCTAGAAGTCTCTGGTATACTCAAAAAGGCTGTAAGAATCTCATTCTCAAACATCAACTTCATGAGATTCATCTTGCTaacctccctccctctcttcgGTATCATGGTTTTCTTCGAATTGATCCTTGGAAGGACACTCGTTAAAGCCTCCAAAATCACGGAGCCGCCCTATAGTTACTTCTACCACGGCTGGCCACTGCcattttttttacaaggccGATTATCGAAGGATTTTTGTGTGGATTTGATACAAGTGGGGTTCTTGTATTTTTTCCCACTTCGTCTCCTGGAGCTCTTCAATGGGATTTTAACTGTTGATTCAGCATCGAAGTTGTACACCGGGGAGAAACCGATGGCACTGGGATTGATGGTGCAAAATTTCGAAGCCAGGTTCAAAAGCCCTTTGATCATCACGTTACTATGCGTTTTCTACACATCAAACTGTGTGATTCTTGGATCGATATGGATAGCGACGCTCTACTTCTTCATCGTAAGAAACATTTCCCATGGCTACTTCTTCGTCTCGGTATTATTTGCAGCAGCGTGCTTAGTTCTGCTAACGAAGTACTTGGAATGGAGCGCGATTTGGACCATGAGTATTGTGATCTCTGTTTTGGAGAAGGGCATATGTGGGAGGGGGGCATTTGCGCTCTCCGATCGTTTTAGCAGGGATAGTAAGGGTGACGGACTCCTTTTGAtgcttgttttctttctttgggaACTCGGTTTGCGGTCGTTGTGCCTGTATTTCGGCTGCTACAAGAGAGTGGGAGGGGTTATCGTATCAGCTACCCTGATTTGCGTAGGAAATGTGATTAAATGGGTGGCTTGTATGATTTACTTCTACGATCGGAGAGATGGGTTTCTGGTGAATGTCGAAGAGAAAGTACAAGGAAAAGCTCAAGAAGTTGATAGAGAAACAGTGCTTAAAGAGACTGAGAATTTGCAAATAGTGATTGAACATACAAAACGAGAACTGGGTGATGCAAATTTGCAGCTAGTTTAA